In Nocardia sputorum, a single genomic region encodes these proteins:
- the egtB gene encoding ergothioneine biosynthesis protein EgtB produces MTTSHPASTDHSGTEQLRDRIAEVLTRARQRTRTLTDCVDEAELVAQHSRLMSPLVWDLAHIGNQEELWLVRDVGGRDPVRSDIDELYDAFKHARANRPGLPLLDPGQARAYVGTVRDKVWDVLERSELRGRPLVDDGFAFGMIAQHEQQHDETMLATHQLRAGAAVLSAAAAPAAPATVTGEVVIPAGEFTMGTSTEAWALDNERPAHRVRVPGFAIDAALVTNEQYLAFVDDGGYERPELWSERGWAHRVEAGLVAPQFWERDPSGRWWRRVFGVMTPLRPHQPVVHVCWFEAEAYANWAGKRLPTEAEWEKAARFDPATGVSRRFPWGDADPDASTANLGQRHLEPAEVGAYPAGASPAGVHQLIGDVWEWTASGFEPYPGFRAFPYREYSEVFFGGDYRVLRGGSFGTDPVACRSTFRNWDHPIRRQIFAGFRLARDLRPGEGE; encoded by the coding sequence GTGACCACTTCCCATCCCGCATCCACCGACCACTCCGGCACCGAGCAGCTGCGCGACCGGATCGCCGAGGTGCTCACGCGCGCCCGGCAGCGCACCCGCACCCTCACCGACTGCGTCGACGAGGCAGAACTGGTGGCCCAGCATTCGCGACTGATGAGCCCGCTGGTCTGGGACCTCGCGCACATCGGCAACCAGGAGGAACTCTGGCTCGTACGCGACGTCGGCGGACGCGACCCGGTGCGCTCCGACATCGATGAGCTCTACGACGCCTTCAAACACGCCCGCGCCAACCGGCCCGGCCTGCCGCTGCTCGATCCCGGCCAGGCTCGCGCGTACGTCGGCACCGTGCGCGACAAGGTCTGGGATGTGCTGGAGCGCAGCGAGCTACGGGGTCGTCCCCTGGTCGACGACGGGTTCGCCTTCGGCATGATCGCCCAGCACGAGCAGCAGCACGACGAGACGATGCTGGCCACCCACCAGTTGCGCGCCGGCGCCGCCGTGCTCTCCGCGGCGGCCGCACCGGCCGCGCCGGCGACGGTCACCGGGGAAGTCGTCATCCCCGCGGGCGAGTTCACCATGGGCACCTCCACCGAGGCGTGGGCGCTGGACAACGAGCGCCCTGCCCACCGCGTCCGGGTGCCGGGTTTCGCGATCGACGCGGCGCTGGTGACCAACGAGCAGTATCTGGCCTTCGTCGACGACGGCGGCTACGAGCGGCCCGAGCTCTGGTCCGAACGCGGCTGGGCGCATCGCGTCGAGGCGGGTCTGGTCGCGCCGCAGTTCTGGGAGCGCGACCCGTCCGGGCGCTGGTGGCGACGGGTGTTCGGGGTGATGACGCCGCTGCGGCCGCATCAGCCGGTCGTGCACGTGTGCTGGTTCGAGGCCGAGGCCTACGCCAACTGGGCGGGTAAGCGCCTGCCTACCGAAGCGGAATGGGAGAAGGCGGCGAGGTTCGATCCCGCTACCGGTGTCTCGCGCCGTTTCCCCTGGGGCGACGCCGATCCCGACGCCTCCACCGCGAACCTCGGGCAGCGCCATCTAGAACCCGCCGAAGTCGGCGCGTATCCGGCCGGCGCGTCTCCCGCGGGCGTGCACCAGCTGATCGGCGACGTATGGGAATGGACCGCTTCGGGTTTCGAGCCGTATCCGGGATTCCGCGCGTTCCCGTATCGGGAGTATTCCGAGGTGTTCTTCGGCGGTGACTACCGCGTGCTGCGCGGCGGCTCCTTCGGCACCGATCCGGTGGCCTGCCGCAGCACTTTCCGCAACTGGGACCACCCCATCCGCCGTCAGATCTTCGCCGGGTTCCGCTTGGCGCGGGATCTGCGCCCGGGAGAAGGGGAGTGA
- the egtC gene encoding ergothioneine biosynthesis protein EgtC: MCRHLGYVGPPVRVGDMLTLGSHSLRTQAWAPRDMRHGGTINADGFGVAWWHVGVDDTVTVSRYRNAAPIWTDPAVEEVLPQLESVAVLGAVRSATVGMPVERSACAPFTRDRWAFSHNGVVPDWRRTLTGVAAEFALIAAELGAEDLFTPARLLEAESATDAATLWVLLCDLLATSSPDGEWSAAPAALRLLVSAILDRAPEARLNLLLSDGAQLWATTCHHSLSVLVTDDFALVSSEPFDDDPRWRPIPDRSLVSARPGALSVDALL; this comes from the coding sequence ATGTGTAGACACCTGGGTTACGTCGGCCCTCCGGTGCGGGTAGGCGACATGTTGACCCTCGGCTCTCATTCGCTGCGTACCCAGGCGTGGGCGCCGCGCGATATGCGCCACGGCGGCACCATCAACGCCGACGGTTTCGGCGTCGCCTGGTGGCACGTCGGAGTGGACGACACGGTGACCGTCAGCCGTTACCGCAACGCGGCGCCGATCTGGACCGACCCGGCCGTGGAGGAGGTGCTCCCGCAGTTGGAGTCGGTCGCGGTGCTCGGGGCGGTGCGGTCGGCGACGGTGGGCATGCCCGTCGAGCGGTCCGCGTGCGCGCCGTTCACCCGCGACCGCTGGGCGTTCAGCCACAACGGCGTGGTGCCCGACTGGCGGCGCACCCTGACCGGCGTGGCCGCCGAGTTCGCCTTGATCGCGGCCGAACTCGGCGCCGAAGACCTGTTCACCCCGGCGCGGCTGCTGGAGGCCGAGTCGGCCACCGACGCGGCCACGTTGTGGGTGCTGCTGTGCGATCTGCTGGCGACCAGCTCACCGGACGGCGAATGGTCGGCGGCTCCGGCGGCGCTGCGGCTGCTCGTCTCCGCGATCCTCGACCGGGCCCCGGAAGCACGCCTGAATCTCCTGCTCTCCGATGGCGCGCAGTTGTGGGCGACCACCTGCCACCACTCGCTGTCGGTGCTGGTCACCGACGATTTCGCGCTCGTGTCCTCCGAACCCTTCGACGACGACCCCCGCTGGCGGCCGATCCCGGACCGCAGCCTGGTGAGCGCCAGGCCCGGCGCGCTGTCCGTCGACGCCCTCCTGTGA
- the egtD gene encoding L-histidine N(alpha)-methyltransferase, whose protein sequence is MTAATLDIHLTDDDLDAALRSDARLGLTADPKWLPPKWFYDARGSELFERITELPEYYPTRTERALLEQVVGEIADAAQTEVLVELGAGSAAKTRLLLTALGARGPLKKYVPQDVSSTALRAAADEVAAEFPGLAVHGVVSDFTDTLDNLPRGGRRMIAFLGGTIGNLVPDERAEFLARIHDVLEPGEQLLLGAGLVTDPAVLVPAYDDAAGVTAEFNRNVLHVLNARLRADFAPDEFRHIAIWDAEREWIEMRLEAREDMTVTVADLGLTVRLGRGEQIRTEISAKFRVAGLDAELAAAGFATGHVWTDPDDRFALVLAGRR, encoded by the coding sequence ATGACCGCAGCCACGCTGGACATCCACCTCACCGACGACGACCTCGACGCGGCGCTCCGCTCGGACGCCCGCCTCGGCCTGACCGCGGACCCGAAGTGGTTGCCGCCCAAATGGTTCTACGACGCCAGGGGCAGCGAGCTCTTCGAGCGGATCACCGAGCTGCCCGAGTACTACCCGACGCGCACCGAGCGCGCGCTGCTCGAGCAGGTGGTCGGCGAGATCGCCGACGCCGCCCAGACCGAGGTGCTGGTCGAACTGGGCGCGGGGTCGGCAGCCAAGACCCGCCTGCTGCTCACCGCGCTCGGCGCGCGCGGACCGCTGAAGAAGTATGTGCCGCAGGATGTCTCGTCCACGGCGCTGCGGGCGGCGGCCGACGAGGTCGCGGCCGAATTCCCTGGTCTCGCCGTGCACGGCGTGGTCAGCGACTTCACCGACACCCTGGACAACCTCCCGCGCGGCGGCCGCCGGATGATCGCTTTCCTCGGCGGCACCATCGGCAACCTCGTCCCCGACGAACGCGCCGAATTCCTCGCCCGGATCCACGACGTGCTCGAGCCCGGTGAGCAACTGCTGCTCGGGGCGGGACTGGTCACCGACCCGGCGGTGCTCGTCCCCGCATACGATGACGCGGCGGGCGTCACCGCCGAGTTCAACCGCAACGTTCTGCACGTGCTGAACGCTCGTCTGCGCGCCGACTTCGCGCCGGACGAGTTCCGGCACATCGCGATCTGGGACGCGGAGCGCGAGTGGATCGAGATGCGGCTGGAGGCCCGCGAGGACATGACCGTCACGGTCGCCGACCTCGGCCTCACCGTGCGCCTCGGCCGCGGCGAACAGATACGCACCGAGATCTCCGCGAAGTTCCGGGTCGCGGGCCTGGACGCCGAACTCGCGGCCGCAGGCTTCGCCACCGGACACGTGTGGACCGATCCGGACGACCGCTTCGCGCTGGTCCTCGCCGGACGGCGCTGA
- a CDS encoding DUF2461 domain-containing protein, with translation MTGFAGFPLAGLDFYEDLEADNSKAFWTAHKKIYDESVLAPMKSLVAELEPDFGTAKIFRPYRDVRFAKDKSPYKTAQGAVVRAGAGVGWYVQINAAGLYVGGGFYQGSPDQLAQLRATIDDEVRGPELAAILAKLADAGFTIGGEKLKTKPKGYDADHPRIDLLRHKSITCGREFGAPAWLDTPRTAKEVRAAWETMRPLVEWLAAVVGGAPSW, from the coding sequence ATGACCGGATTCGCGGGCTTCCCGCTGGCCGGGCTGGACTTCTACGAAGACCTGGAGGCCGACAACTCCAAGGCGTTCTGGACCGCGCACAAGAAGATCTACGACGAGTCGGTGCTCGCGCCGATGAAGTCGCTGGTGGCCGAGTTGGAGCCGGACTTCGGGACGGCCAAGATCTTCCGGCCCTACCGGGACGTGCGGTTCGCCAAGGACAAGTCGCCGTACAAGACCGCGCAGGGCGCGGTGGTGCGCGCCGGTGCGGGTGTCGGCTGGTATGTGCAGATCAACGCCGCGGGCCTGTACGTCGGCGGCGGCTTCTACCAGGGCTCGCCCGACCAGCTCGCACAGCTGCGCGCCACCATCGACGACGAGGTGCGCGGCCCCGAGCTGGCGGCGATCCTCGCGAAACTCGCCGACGCGGGTTTCACCATCGGCGGCGAGAAACTGAAGACCAAACCCAAGGGCTACGACGCCGACCACCCGCGCATCGACCTGCTGCGACACAAATCCATCACCTGCGGCCGCGAATTCGGCGCGCCCGCCTGGCTGGACACGCCTCGGACGGCGAAAGAGGTCCGCGCCGCGTGGGAGACGATGCGGCCGCTGGTCGAGTGGCTCGCGGCGGTGGTCGGCGGCGCACCGTCGTGGTGA
- a CDS encoding ribose-phosphate diphosphokinase: protein MLFSGRAHPELAEQVAKELDVHVTPQVARDFANGEIFVRFEESVRGSDAFVLQSFPAPLNQWLMEQLIMIDALKRGSAKRITAVLPFYPYARQDKKHRGREPISARLVADLLKTAGANRIITVDLHTDQIQGFFDGPVDHMHAQVQLAEYIRTNYSLEHITVVSPDSGRVRVAEKWADSLGGSPLAFIHKTRDPLVPNQVKSNRVVGEVEGRTCILIDDMIDTGGTIAGAVKVLKDAGAGDVVIAATHGVLSSPAAERLANCGAKEVVVTNTLPLTEEKKFPQLTVLSIAPLLARTIREVFENGSVTGLFNGNA, encoded by the coding sequence ATGCTCTTCTCGGGACGCGCCCATCCTGAGCTGGCCGAGCAGGTCGCCAAGGAACTCGACGTCCACGTCACGCCGCAGGTCGCGCGGGACTTCGCCAACGGCGAGATCTTCGTCCGGTTCGAGGAGTCGGTCCGCGGTTCCGACGCCTTCGTGCTGCAGAGCTTCCCCGCGCCGCTGAACCAGTGGCTGATGGAGCAGCTCATCATGATCGACGCGCTCAAGCGCGGCTCGGCCAAGCGGATCACCGCGGTGCTGCCCTTCTACCCGTACGCCCGCCAGGACAAGAAGCACCGCGGTCGCGAGCCCATCTCGGCTCGCCTGGTCGCCGATCTGCTGAAGACCGCGGGCGCCAACCGGATCATCACCGTCGACCTGCACACCGACCAGATCCAGGGCTTCTTCGACGGCCCGGTCGACCACATGCACGCGCAGGTGCAGCTGGCGGAGTACATCCGCACCAACTACAGCCTCGAGCACATCACCGTCGTCTCCCCCGACTCCGGCCGCGTGCGCGTCGCCGAGAAGTGGGCCGACTCGCTGGGTGGCTCACCGCTGGCCTTCATCCACAAGACCCGCGACCCGCTGGTGCCCAACCAGGTGAAGTCCAACCGCGTGGTCGGCGAGGTCGAGGGCCGCACCTGCATCCTGATCGACGACATGATCGATACCGGCGGCACCATCGCGGGCGCGGTCAAGGTGCTGAAGGACGCCGGAGCGGGTGACGTGGTCATCGCCGCGACCCACGGCGTGCTGAGCTCCCCCGCGGCCGAGCGCCTCGCGAACTGCGGAGCCAAGGAGGTCGTGGTGACCAACACGCTGCCGCTGACCGAGGAGAAGAAGTTCCCGCAGCTGACCGTGCTGTCCATCGCGCCGCTGCTGGCGCGCACCATCCGCGAGGTCTTCGAAAACGGCTCGGTCACGGGTCTTTTCAACGGCAACGCCTAG
- the glmU gene encoding bifunctional UDP-N-acetylglucosamine diphosphorylase/glucosamine-1-phosphate N-acetyltransferase GlmU, whose translation MPQQTAVVVLAAGAGTRMRSKTPKVLHSLAGRSMLAHALHAANEIDPAYLITVVGHDREQVGAAVTAVADDLGREITPAIQEQQLGTGHAVQCALAALPVGFTGDVLVTSADVPLLDGHTLSALLDEHRSYAERPAVTVLTFVPEDPNGYGRIVRDAEGQLAEIVEHADATPEQAAITEVNSGVYAFDAAILRTMISRLSTANAQHELYLTDVLRLAREAGHPVHGARLVDAAKVTGVNDRVQLASAARTLNRYILERHMRAGVTILDPASTWVDASVRIGRDALLRPGVQLLGNTVVGEDAEVGPDSTLTDVVVGDGAKVIRAHGEGATIGPKATIGPFAYLRPGTIVGDAGKLGAFVETKNASIGAHSKVPHLTYVGDATIGEHSNIGASSVFVNYDGVTKHHTVVGSHVRTGSDTMFVAPVTVGDGAYTAAGTVLRRNVPPGALAVSGGPQKNIEGWVQRHRPGTDAARAAAEAIAAKEMSGQAIEQKDGNQQ comes from the coding sequence ATGCCACAGCAGACCGCCGTCGTCGTTCTCGCAGCCGGTGCCGGGACACGAATGCGGTCGAAGACCCCCAAGGTACTGCATTCGCTGGCCGGTCGGAGCATGCTCGCGCACGCGCTGCATGCGGCGAACGAGATCGACCCCGCGTACCTCATCACCGTGGTGGGGCACGATCGCGAACAGGTCGGCGCGGCGGTGACCGCGGTCGCCGACGACCTCGGCCGGGAGATCACCCCGGCGATCCAGGAACAGCAGCTCGGCACCGGGCACGCGGTCCAGTGCGCGCTGGCTGCCCTGCCGGTCGGATTCACCGGTGACGTGCTGGTCACCTCCGCCGATGTGCCCCTGCTGGACGGGCACACCTTGTCCGCGCTGCTCGACGAGCACCGCAGCTACGCCGAACGCCCCGCGGTCACGGTGCTGACCTTCGTCCCGGAGGACCCGAACGGCTACGGCCGCATCGTGCGCGACGCGGAGGGCCAGCTGGCCGAGATCGTCGAGCACGCCGACGCCACGCCGGAGCAGGCCGCGATCACCGAGGTGAACTCCGGTGTCTACGCGTTCGACGCCGCGATCCTGCGCACCATGATCAGCCGGCTGTCCACCGCCAACGCCCAGCACGAGCTGTACCTGACCGACGTGCTGCGCCTGGCTCGCGAAGCCGGTCACCCGGTGCACGGCGCCCGGCTGGTCGACGCGGCCAAGGTCACCGGCGTCAACGACCGGGTGCAACTGGCCTCGGCGGCGCGCACGCTCAACCGCTACATCCTGGAACGCCACATGCGGGCGGGCGTCACGATCTTGGATCCGGCCTCCACCTGGGTGGACGCCAGCGTGCGCATCGGAAGGGACGCGCTGCTGCGCCCCGGTGTGCAGTTGCTCGGCAACACGGTCGTCGGCGAGGACGCCGAGGTGGGCCCGGACAGCACGCTCACCGACGTGGTCGTCGGCGACGGAGCGAAGGTGATTCGCGCCCACGGCGAGGGCGCCACCATCGGCCCGAAGGCCACCATCGGCCCGTTCGCCTACCTGCGTCCCGGCACCATCGTCGGCGACGCGGGCAAGCTCGGCGCGTTCGTCGAGACCAAGAACGCCTCGATCGGCGCGCATTCGAAGGTTCCGCACCTCACCTACGTCGGCGACGCCACCATCGGCGAGCACAGCAACATCGGTGCGTCCAGCGTCTTCGTCAACTACGACGGCGTGACCAAGCACCACACCGTCGTCGGGTCGCACGTGCGCACCGGCAGCGACACCATGTTCGTCGCGCCGGTGACGGTGGGTGACGGAGCCTATACGGCGGCGGGTACTGTACTGCGCAGAAACGTTCCGCCCGGAGCTCTCGCGGTGTCCGGTGGACCGCAGAAGAACATCGAGGGCTGGGTGCAGCGACACCGTCCAGGGACGGACGCGGCCCGCGCGGCGGCGGAAGCCATCGCGGCCAAGGAGATGTCGGGTCAGGCAATAGAGCAAAAGGATGGCAATCAGCAGTGA